GCCGAGCGCCATCGTGACGATCGGCGGCACCGCGAACTGCTGGCCGATGCCGCGCAGCGCCTGCGGCAGCAGCAGTTGCTGCCAGCCCCAGTCGTGCGTGAGCGGCACGTACAGGTAGCAGCCGAGGCCGAAGCAGCACAGCCCGAACAGCAGCAGCAGCCGCATGTCGACGAAGCGCGTCGAGAACGCATACGCGGCGAGCGCGAGCAGCTGGAACACGCCGACCGACAGCAGCGCGAGCCCGATCTGCAACGCGCTGAAGCCGCGCACTTCGGCGAGGAACAGCGGCGTCAGGAACACCGACACGAAGATGCCGATGCCGGTCACGAACGACAGCAGGCTGCCGATCCCGAAGTTGCGCACCGCGAGCGCGCGCAGATCGATGATCGGATCTTTCGCGGTGAGCGCGTGGACGATGAACAGGAACCCGCAGATCGCCGAGACCCAGGTACAGCCGAGGATCGCGCCGTCACCGAACCAGTTGCGGCGCGGGCCTTCTTCGAGCAGGTATTCGAGGCAGCCGAGGAAGCCGCACATCAGCACGATGCCGACGTAGTCGCCGCGTTTGAGCAGCGACAGGTCCGGCTCGTCGACGTGCACGTACTTCGGCACGAGCAGCGTCACCGCGATGCCGGGCGCGACGTTCAGATAGAACAGCCAGTGCCACGACCACTGCTCGGTGATCCAGCCGCCGATCACCGGGCCGATGGTCGGCGCGAGCGACGCGAGCGCGCCGATCGTCGTCGACGCGATCAGCCGCTGCCGGCCCGGAAACAGCATGAACGCGGTCGTGAACACGGTGGGGATCATCGCCGCGCCGAGCGCGCCCTGCAACGCGCGGAACACGATCATCGAGTTGATGTCCCATGCGAGGCCGCACAGCATGCTCGTGATCGTGAAGCCGAGCGCGGAGCCGGCGAACAGCCAGCGCGTCGAGAATACCTTCGACAGCCAGCCGGACATCGGGATCACCATGATCTCCGCAATCAGATACGCGGTCTGCACCCACGACAGTTCGTCCTGGCTCGCGGACAGCCCGCCGCCGATCTCGCGCAGCGACGACGCGACGATCTGGATGTCGAGCGTCGCCATGAAGAAGCCGACGCACATCAGCGAGAACGCGAGCACGCGCTGGCCGACCGGTTGCAGATGCGGCGCGGCGACGTTCGGCTTCGGCGGCGACGCGACGGCGTCGAGGGTTTGCGTGGCGCTCATGACAGCCTCCCCGGTCCGGTCAATGGGCGGCGGACACCGGCGCACCGCCGCTGTCGCCGCTGCCGCTGTTATCGCCGAGATGCACCGTCACGGTCGCGGACAGCCCCGGCCGCAACACGCCCTCCATCCCGCGCGGCACGTCGAGCCTCACCCGCACCGGCACGCGCTGCACGATCTTCGTGAAGTTGCCGGTCGCGTTCTCCGGCGGCAGCACGCTGAATGTCGCGCCAGTCGCGGGCGCGAGGCTTTCGACGCGGCCGTGCAGCGGCTCGCCCGACGCGTCGAGTGCGACGTCCGCGCGGTCGCCCGCGTGCATCCGGCGCAACTGGTCCTCCTTGAAGTTCGCATCGACCCACAGGTCCGACGACGGCACGACGGTCAACAGCGGCGAGCCGACGTTCGCGAGCATCCCGACGCGCGCGGTGCGGTTGCCGATGTAGCCGTCCACCGGCGAGCGGATCGTCGTATATTCGACGTTCAGCGCGGCGAGACGCCGGTTCGCTTCGGCGGTCGCGACACGCGCGTCGGCATCCGCGATCTGCGCGGCCAGCACCTGCAACTCGCGCTGCGCGGCGAGCACGGTCGCGCCGCTCTGCTGCACCGACGCGCGCGCCTTCGCGTAATCGGCGTCCGCGCGTTCGACCAGTTGGTCCGATACCGCGTCGTCCTTCACGAGTTCCCGATAACGCTGACGGTCCTGCGTGCTGCGCGTCAGCTCCGCATCGGACGCGCGCTGCTCGGCCTGATGCTGGTCGATGATCGCGGTCTGCAACGTCTGCCGCGCCTGCAACTCCGCGACGGCGGCGCGCGCGCTGCGCACCTCGGCGTCCGCCTGCGCGAGCTTCGCGTCGTAGTCGCGCGAGTCGAGCCGGATCAGCACCTGGTTCGCATGCACGAACTGGTTGTCGCGCACGAGGATCTCCGCGACGAAGCCGTTCACGCGCGGCGCCATCACCGTCACGTTGCCGCCGACGTACGCGTCGTCGGTGCTCTGCTCGAAGCGCAGCACGAAATACCAGTAGCTCGCGGCGGCGGCCAGCACCAGCACGACCGCGCCGAGCGCGATCGCCATCCACGGCGTGCGGCGGCCCGCGGCCTGGGTCGCGTCCGGCTGCTGGCCGGCGACGGGGGTGGAAGGACTCGACATGACGTTTCCCTGTGTATATGCACTAACAAGAATGCAAAAAAACGCACGCAAAGACCGCGTGCTGCCCTTCGTTCAACTGCGAGACATCGCGCGCGTGACGCGAAACAGCTCGCGCCGCAGCCATGCGGCGCGGCGCGCGCCGAAACGGCGCTCGAATTCGTCCTGTGCGGCGCGCCAGTGCACCGCGGCTTCGCCGAGCCGCGCGCGGCCTTCCGGCGTCAGCGTCAACTGCCGGCGGCGCGGACACGCGGCGTCGGCCGCATCCGCGACGAGGCCGGCGCGCAGCAGCGGCCGCAGCGCGCGCACGAGCGTCGTGCGTTCCATCACCATCGCGCCGGCCAGTTCGACCATCGTCAGGCTCGCCGCCCTGCCGAGCGCGCCGAGGATGCTGAACTGCGTCGGCGTCAACCCGGCCGCCGAAAGATGCCGTTCGTACAGTTGCGACAGATGCCGCGCGGCCTGGCGAACGGCAAAACAATCGTCGTGCTCGGGTGACTGAGTGTGCATACGCACAGATTATGCGGACCCGCCCTGTTTCGGGCAAGCATCCGGTGCGTCATCAGATTGTGACCGCCGCGACAACAATCGCGGCGGCGCGCTCATTCGTCGGCCGCGGGCGGCTGCACGACCTGGCCGAAGAAGCCGGTCGCATGGTCGATGAACGCGCGGACTTTCGCGGGCAGCAGCGTGCGCGTCGTATACGCGAGGCGGATTTCGATCGCGCCGTTGACGATCGGGAAGTCGTCGAGCACCGTGACGAGCCGCCCCGCGGCGATCTCCTCGCGCGCGAGCACGACCGGCAGTATCCCGATGCCGAAACCTTGCAGCACCATCTCGCGATTGAACACCGGGTTGTTCGACACGACCTCGTGCCGCAGCGGCACGGTCAGGTCTTCGTTGCCGACGCGGAACGTCAGCACCGGCTTGCGCAGCGACGACGGCATCGTCACGAACGTGTGCTCCGCCAGTTGCTCCGGGTGAGTCGGCATCGGATGCGATTCGAGGTAACCCGGCGTCGTCACCAGTGACAGCGGAATGCGTTCGAGCAGCCGCGTGACGGTCGTGTCGTTGTTCAGCATGAACGGCAGCACGATGCCGAGGTCGTAGCCGTCCGCGACCAGATCGACGGGGCGCTCGGTCAGCGTCACGTCGAGGCCGACCTTCGGATGCGCGCGCTTGAAGCTCGATATCAGCGGCACGAGGCGGTTCACGGTCGCCGTCGTGTGCGCGACGAGCCGCAGCACGCCGCCCGCCTCGCGGCCCTGACCGGTCGCGTTGGCCTCCAGCGAGTCGAGGTCGTCGAGCACGCGGCAGCAGCCGTCGTAGAACTGCTCGGCGGCTTCGGTCAGCGACACCGCGCGCGTCGTCCGGTGAAAGAGCCGGTTGCCGAGCCGCTTTTCGAGCCGCGCGATTGCGCGCGACACGACTGGCGTCGTGAGGCCGTGCATGTCGGCCGCGCGCGTGAAGCTGCGCGCCTCGACCACGGAGCGGAAGATGCGCAGGGTATCGACGTAGTCCATATGAACCGCCTTGTAATGAAAATGCGGAAGCGGTCTTCCGTTCAGGTCGCGCAGCTTACCGCATCCGCGCGCATCGAGCCGGCGGCGGCAAGGCGCTCACGGCGTGTCGTCCGGGCCGTCGCCGCCGAACACCTCCGCACAGAACGCGCGCCCGTCCTCGCTCAATCCCGCGGTGCCGGTGCCGTTCTCCGCCAGCGTCGTCACGACGAGCCCGTCGTCCACCAGCGCGGTCAGTTGCCGGCGCAGCGCGCTCATTGGCACGCCTGCCTGCTTCGCCAGCTTCGCCAGCGACCATGCCTTGCCCGGCGTCTCCTGCTGCGCGCGCCACAGCTGCGCGAGCACCGCCACCAGTACCGGATCGACTTCGTCGTTCATGTCTCTCGTCTCCTGTCGGCCAGAGTTAGCGCTTCAGCGCTTACTCTGGTCCCATGCAAAGCTGTCGATCGGAGTTGGCGCTTCAGCGCTTACTCCGATCCCATGCAAAGCTGTCGACCAGAGTTAGCGCTTTAGCGCTTACTCTGGTCCCATGCAGAGCTGTCGACCAGAGTTGGCGCTTCAGCGCTTACTCGGGTCCCATGCAGAGCTGTCGATCGGAGTTGGCGCTTTAGCGCTTACTCCGATCCCATGCAAAGCTGTCGACCAGAGCTGACGCTTCAGCGCTTACCCCGATCCCATGCAAGATGGTTGCTGCCGTCATTGGCCGCTTCGCGCTACGCCATCGACGCGACCAGTTCGCCCAGCATCTTCAGCGCCGCCTCGGTCTGCGAGGTCCACGGGTAGCTGTAGTTGAGCCGGATGAAATGGTGAAAGTCGTTGCGCATCGAGAACATGTAACCCGGCCCGATCGTCACGCCGCGCGCAAGCGCCGCCTCGTAGAGCCGCATCGAGTCGATCCGCGCCGGCAGTTCGACCCACAGCACGTAACCGCCCTGCGGCTCCGACACCTGCGTGCCGGCCGGGAAGAAGCGCAGCACCATCGCGCTCATCAGCCGCGCCTGCTGCCGGTAGAAGCGGCGCAGCCGGCGCAGGTGGCGATCGTAGCCGTCGTGGCGCAGATAATCCGCGAGCGCGACCTGCGGCACCGACGGCGTCGTCAGCGTGTTCAGGAACTTCAGCTTCTCGACCTGCGCGCGAAAGCGCCCCGGCATCGCCCAGCCGATCCGGTACGACGCGGACAGGCTCTTCGAGAACGACGCGCAATGCAGCACGAGGCCCCGCGTGTCGAAGCGCTTCAGCGTCGACGGCCGCGTGTCGCCGAAATAAAGCTCCTGGTACACGTCGTTCTCGATCACCGGAATCTCGCGCGCGCCAAGCAGTTCGACCAGTTGCGCCTTGCGCTCGTCGGGCATCTGGAAGCCGAGCGGGTTCTGGAAGTTCGGCATCACCATGCACGCGGCGATCTTCTGGCGCGCCACGACGCGCGCGAGCGCGTCGAGGTCGATGCCGAGCGCCGGATGCGTCGGCACCTCGATCGCGCGCATCCCGAGCCGCTCGATCGCGTGCAGCATCGCGTAATAGGTCGGCGACTCGACCGCCACCGTGTCGCCCGGCTTCGCGACCGCCTGCAGGCTCAGGTTGATCGCCTCGGTCGCGCCGACGGTCACGACGATCTCGTCCGGATCGACCGGCGCGCCGTTCTCCGCGTAACGGCGCGCGATCTGCCGGATCAGTTCGGGATTGCCGGGCGGCAGGTCGTCGATCAGGTTCCAGCTCGCGTGGCGGCGCGCGATCGCGTTCGCGTACTGGTTGATCCGCCGCCACGGGTACAGCGACGGGTCCGGGTACGGCGAGCCGAGCGGCACCGCGTCCTGCACGCGGATGTTGCGCAGCGTGGACAGCACGAGGCGGCTCACGTCCACCTGCGCGGGCGCCGGGGTCGGCGCGGCGGGCGGCGGCTTCGCCGCGCGCCGCGCGCCGCTGCCGCCCGCGCTGCCTGGGTTGCCGCTGCCGGCGGCCGCGGGACCAGCCGCGCCGCCCGGCGCGTGGCCGTTCGCGCGGCCGCGCACGAAGTAACCGGACTGCGGCCGCGACTCGATCACGCCGCGGCTCTCCAGCAGCGCATACGCATGCAGCACGGTCTTGATGCTGACGCCGTACTGGCGGCTCGCGCGCCGCACCGACAGCACCCGCTCGCCCGCGCCGAACACGCCGCGCTGCACGGCGGCCTCGATTTCGTCGGCAAGCGTTTCGTAGCGGGTCACAGGGGTGGCGGCTCGGGCGCGGAAAAGTCAATTCCCGCAGTCTATGACAAATCGCCGCAACTGTACTCCTCCGCTTTCGGTTTTTCTGTGATCTCCGCGCGTCGGGGAACACAGTACGCTGCGGTCATCGGCCACACCGTCCATTCCGACCGCATCATGAAGAAACCCGAAGCCCGCATCGAGCCCTACACCCACCCCGCCGCCGGCTGGGGCGCGCTCAAGTACGTCGCGATCAATCTCATCAAGGAGAAGGTCGCGGGCGGCAACTACCGGACGCTGCTCGCGCAGAACCAGCCGAACGGCTTCGACTGCCCGGGCTGCGCGTGGCCGGACCGCGAGCACGCGTCGACCTTCGAGTTCTGCGAAAACGGCGTGAAGGCCGTCGCGGCGGAGGCGACCAGCAAACGCGTGACGCCCGCGTTCTTCGACGAGCACACCGTCACCGAACTGATGGCCCAGTCCGACTATGAACTGGAGCAGCACGGCCGCCTGACCGACCCGCTCGTGTACGACGCGGCGCGCGACCGCTACGTGCCGATCGAATGGAACGACGCGTTCGCGCTGATCGCGCGCCACCTGAACGCGCTCGACGACCCGAACCGCGCGGCGTTCTACACGTCGGGCCGCGCGAGCAACGAGGCCGCGTTTCTGTACCAGCTGTTCGTGCGGATGTACGGCACGAACAACTTCCCGGACTGCTCGAACATGTGCCACGAGGCGACGAGCCGCGGGCTGCCCGGCACCGTCGGCATCGGCAAGGGCACCGTCACGCTCGACGACTTCGAGCACGCGGACACCCTGCTGCTGTTCGGCCAGAACCCGGCGACGAACCATCCGCGGATGCTCGGCGAACTGCGCGAATGCGCGAAGCGCGGCGCGACGATCGTGTCGATCAACCCGCTGCGCGAGCGCGGGCTGGAACGCTTCGCGAGCCCGCAGCACGCGCTCGACATGCTGTCGCCGAACGGCACGAAGATCAGCTCCGTGTTCATCCGGCCGAAGATCGGCGGCGACTTCGCGCTGATCAAGGGCGTCGCGAAGCGCGTGATCGAACTCGACGACGCCGCGCTCGCGGCCGGCGCCGAACGCGTGCTCGACGTCGAATTCATCGCGCAGCACACGGTCGGCTTCGACGCGTTCGCGGCCGATCTGCGCGCGGAAAGCTGGGACACGATCGTCGCCGAAGCGGGCGTGCCGCTCGACGAAGTGCTGAAGCTCGCGGACATCTACGTGAAGGGCCGCGCGGTGATCTCGACGTGGGGGATGGGCCTCACGCAGCACAAGAACTCGGTGCCGACCGTGCAGTTGCTGTCGAACCTGATGATGATGCGCGGCAACATCGGCCGGCGCGGCGCGGGCCTGTGCCCGGTGCGCGGCCACTCGAACGTGCAGGGCGACCGCACGGTCGGCATCGAGGAGAAGCCGACCCAGGCGTTCCTCGACCGGCTCGGCAAGGCCTACGACTTCGAACCGCCGCGCGAGCACGGCTACGACGTGGTCGAGACGATTCACGCGATGCTCGAAGGCCGCGTGAAGGTGTTCATCGGCCTCGGCGGCAACTTCTCGATCGCGACGCCGGACACGCCGCGCACGTGGGACGCGATGCGCTCGTGCGACCTCACCGTGCACATCACGACGAAGCTGAACCGCAGCCACCTCGTGCACGGCCGCGACGCGCTGATCCTGCCGACGCTCGGCCGCACCGAGATCGACCTGCAGAACGGCGTGCCGCAAGGCGTCAGCGTCGAGGACTCGATGAGCATGGTCCACATCTCGTACGGGATGAACCGGCCCGCGTCGCCGAACCTGCTGTCCGAGATCGCGATCGTCGCGCGGATGGCGCACGCGACGCTCGGCAGCGCGAAGGTGGACTGGCTCGCGCTCGCGGCCGACTACGCGCTGATCCGCGACGGCATCGAGCAGGTGTTCGACGGTTTCGAGCGCTACAACGAACGGCTGAAGCAGCCGGGCGGGTTCCACCTCGGCGTCGCGTCGCGCGACCGCGTGTGGAAAACGCCGAGCGGCAAGGCGCAGTTCGTCGTGCATCCGATCGCGCTCGACACGCCGATCCACCGCGCCCGCGCGGAGCACGGCGAGCGCCTCCTGACGCTGATGACGACACGCTCGCACGACCAGTACAACACGACGATCTACGGGCTCGACGACCGTTATCGCGGCGTGTACGGTCAACGCCGCGTGCTGTTCGCGAACCGCGACGACCTCGCGATGCTCGGTTTCGAGGCCGGCCAGCGCGTGGACATCACGAGCGTGTGGGACGACGGCGTCGAGCGGCACGTCGAGGACTTCCTGCTGGTCGAATACGACATTCCGCGCGGCTGCCTCGGCGCGTATTACCCGGAAACGAATCCGCTCGTGCCGCTGTCGTCGATCGCGGACGGCGCGGGAACGCCGACGTCGAAGTCGATTCCGGTGCTGTTGAGCGCGCGCGTGAACGCGAGCGTCGACGCAAACGCGGAAACCGGGGCCGAGGCCATCGCAGCCTGAACGGCGCGCCGCCGGCGTATCGATCTCCGCCACCCTGCATGCGCGGCCGCGCCGCGCATGCAGGGTCTTTTTTTATCGGCGGCTCAGAATTTCTCCCACGCGTCCGTGGTCGCCTCGACGGCTTCGACGACCGCACCCTTCCGGTTTGGCGCCACCGTCTTCCGGGCCGGAAGAGCCGGAGCCTTTTGGGTCGGCCGCGATGCGCTCTGCCCTCGCGGGCCGGCCGGCAAGCCGTCCGCGCCGTTCGTCTGAAAGACCGCGACGGCCGAGCGCAGCGCCTGCGCCTGCTCGCTCATCGACTGGGCCGCAGCGGCGGCCTCCTCGACGAGCGCCGCGTTCTGCTGCGTCACCTGGTCCATCTGCGCGACCGCCTGATTGACCTGGGTGATCCCGTTGTTCTGCTCCTCCGACGCGCTGGCGATTTCCTGCACGATGTCGGTGACCTTCGTGATCGACTCGACGATCTCGCCGATCGTGCGTCCCGCCTCGTGCACCAGCTTCGACCCCGCCTCCACCCGGCCGACCGATTCGCCGATCAGATCCTTGATTTCCTTCGCCGCCGTCGCCGAACGCTGCGCGAGCGAACGCACCTCGCTCGCGACCACGGCGAATCCGCGTCCCTGCTCGCCGGCCCGCGCTGCTTCCACCGCCGCGTTCAACGCGAGGATATTGGTCTGGAATGCGATGCCTTCGATGACCGCGATGATCTCCGCGACGCGCGCGGAGCTGTCGGAGATGCCGGTCATCGTGTCGACCATCTGACCGACCACCTGACCGCCGCGCTGCGCGAGGCCCGACGCCGACCCGGCCATCGTCGCGGCCTGCCGCGCGTTGTCCGCGTTGTGATGCACCGCGCCGGTCAGTTCGTCCATGCTCGACGCGGTTTCGCCTAGCGACGCCGCCTGTTCCTCGGTGCGCGACGACAGGTCGGAATTGCCCGCCGCGATCTGGACGGCCGCCACGGTGATCGATTCGCTCGACACCTTGATGCCCTGCACGATGCGGGCAAGCTGGTTCTTCATCGTGACGAGCGCGTACATCAGGCTCACGGTGTCGCCGGGCCTCACGTGCGCTTCGGCGCGCAGATTGCCGGCTGCGATCTCGTTCGCGAGCCGCGTCGCATCGCCGGGCTCGCCGCCGAGCGGACGCAGCACGGCCCGTTCGAGCACGAGCATCAGCACGAGCGACACGACGACGACCGTGCACACGCCGAGCGCGAGCGCCACGAGCCGCTGTTTCCAGACCGCCGCCATCACGACCTGCTCGGGCAACGTGACCGCCACCATCCACGAGGTCTGGGTCCCGCCGATCGACACCGGCCGATACACGCGCAGCACCCGGCCGAGCGTCGGATCGTTCGTCCACGCGACCCGTTCGCGACCGTCGTGGACAGCGGCGGCCTCCTCCGCGCCGATGCCGGCCGCACCGACGCCGGCCGCACCGATGCCGGCCGCACCGATCTGCTTGCCGGCCAGTCCTTGCGGGCTGCCGTCGGCCACATAAACGCCCTTCGCGGAAATCAGGCTCACATAACCGGTGCCGTACGGATGCAGGCTCTGGATATGCTGCTGCATGTTCGAGATCGCGACGTCCACGCCGGCGACGCCGACGAACTTGCCGTCGATGACGATCGGCACGCAGGTGCTGATCATCACCACGTCGACGCCGGACAACGTGTACTTCGTCGGTTCGGTCAGGATGTCGTGTCCGGATTTCTTCGGCTGCTGGTACCAGTCGCCCTGCGCGGAGGGATCGTCGTAGTCGGGCGACACGTCGAGCGCGAGCTTGCCGGACGCGCGGGTCCACAGCGTCAGATAACGGCCGCTTGCGTCCGTCCCCGGCTTGTTGACGAACTCGCTGTCCTTGCCGTCGAATGCGTTGGGCTCCCACCCGGTCCATACGTCGACGTAATCGGGATTCGACTCCGCGATCCGGCGCATGATCGCGTCCGCGGTCGGGCGGCTGGGATCAGCCTGTTCGTGCACGGCGGCCATCGCATCGGCCAGCGCATGCGAGATGCGAAACGCCCCTTCGAGCTGGTTGCGAATCTCGCCGGAGGTCGTCTGCGCGATCTGGTTCGCGAGCAGCGACGCCGAGTCCCGCTGCGATTGCCCGGACTGCCACGTCAGCACCGCAATGCCGACGCAAAAACCGGCAGCGACGATCAGCCCCGTCAACGTGACGAGACGGGCTCTCAGGCTGAAGCGTTTCGACCTGAACACACGCCACCTCTCATAGTTGTGCGCATCAACGAATATCTTGTGTCTGTGCCGGAAGCAGCGGGCGGAGACATACTGACCGCTGCGGCACTGATTCTTTTATCGGCTGCGTGCGAAACACATTGAGGGCCGCGCGAATTGTTTCCGGCTTGCCATGCGTGAGTTTTTGTAGCATGCGGACGCGCGGAATTTTCGCGAAGCGCGACGCATCGCGTCGGCTGGCTCACTGCTTCATCGCCTCGCGCACGGCCTTGACGTTCTGCGCGATCCGCTTGGCCAGTGCATCGGTGCTGTCGGCGAGCGATTTCATCTCGCTCGCAACGACCGCGAACCCGCGACCCGCTTCGCCCGCGCGAGCCGCCTCGACGCGCGCGTTGAACGACAGCAGCGACAGGATGCGGATCGTTCGCAGGATCTCGTCCGCGTCGGTCAGAATGTTGCCGGTGCTCGCGACCACGTTGCGCAGCCGCTCCTGGTTCCTGATCTCGGCGGCGCGCTCGGCCTCGACGCCGATGATGATGCCTTCGAGATAAAGCAGTTCGCCCGCGACGGAGAACACGCCGCCGCCGATCTCGCGCACCCACTTGATCTCGCCGGACGCGGTCCGCACCCGATAGTCGATCGTCCACGACTCGCGCCGCTCCAGCGCGGCGTCGACCCTCTCGACCACGTGCGCGATGTCCTCCTGGCAGATCATCGCGGTCAGCGAGATCGTGCGGCTCGACGTAAACGCGGACGGCGGATAACCGCTGAACGCCTCGACGGAATCGCTGATGTAGATGCTCGTGTACGACGCGTCGTTCAGGCAGCGGTACAGGCATCCGTTGATGCGCCCGGTGATGCTGAGCATCACTTCGAGCTGCGCGGTCACGGCGGCGGGGGAATCGACAACCTCGGTCATGGATCGGTCACGCGGTGAGGAATGGAATCGCGCGCGAACGCACGATGCGCTGCATGAAAAGCGGTGCGGCCGCAAGCGCGCCAGCGGGCAGCCGGCGTCCGCCTGGTGAAGCGCCGTGGACGGTCAGCGACCGGCGTGCCGCGTCGTCACCATGCCGCCGGAGCCACCTCGGGCGACGCCCGGATCACAGCGCGTCGCCGCCCGTTTCGCCGGTACGGATCCGCACCGCCTGTTCGAGCGGCAGGACAAAGACCTTGCCGTCGCCGATCTTGCCGGTCCTCGCGGACTGCTCCACGGCCTCGACAACCCGGTCGACGAAATCGTCCGCCACGGCGATTTCGACTTTCACTTTCGGCTGGAAATCGACCGCATACTCCGCGCCGCGATACAGTTCCGTGTGCCCTTTCTGGCGGCCGAAGCCCCTCACCTCGGTCACGGTGATCCCCGATACGCCCAGCGCGGACAATCCCTCGCGGACGTCTTCGAGCTTGAACGGCTTGATGATGGCGACGATCAGTTTCATGTGCGCTCCCTGTATTTTTTCGATGGCCTCGATACTCGATACCGCGTAGAAATCCGCGTGATCGCGCATGCCGCCCCTCGCGCGGCATGCGCGGAACCGCGGTTGCCTCAACCCGGCTGGCCGGGAATCCAGTTCGTGCCCGCCAGCGGCACGCGGGCCATCGCGGCCGCCTCGATCGTCAGCGCGACGAGGTCCTCCGGCTCCAGGTGATGCACATTCTGCTTGCCGCACGCGCGTGCGATCGTCGTGAGTTCCATGTTCAGCGTCTTCAGATAGTTGCGGACGCGGCGCGCGCCTTCTTCCGGTTCGAGACGCTTTTCCAGCACCTCGTCCTGGGTCGTCACGCCGACCGGACACTTGCCGGTGTGGCAGTGATGGCAGTAACCCGGCGCGGTGTTCAGCGCCGCGTATTCCGCTTCGGCCGGATGCAGCGCGCCGTTCTGGTAATACGTATCGCTGTTGCAGCCGAGCGCCATCAGCACGCCCTGGCCGATCGACACCGCGTCCGCGCCGAGCGCGAGCGCCTTCGCGACGTCCGCGCCGGTGCGGATGCCGCCCGACACGATCAGTTGCACCTTGCCCTTCATGTTCAGGTCGTCGAGCGCATCCACCGCCTGGCGCACCGCCGCGAGCGTCGGAATGCCGACGTTCTCGATGAAGCAGGTCTGCGTCGCGGCCGTGCCGCCCTGCATTCCGTCGATCACCACCACGTCCGCGCCCGCATGCACGGCCAGCTTCACGTCGTTGAACGTGCGGGTGGCCGCGACCTTCACGTAGATCGGCTTTTCCCAGTCGGTCAGTTCGCGCAGTTCCTGGATCTTGATCGCGAGATCGTCCGGCCCGGTCCAGTCCGGGTGGCGGCACGCCGAGCGTTGATCGACGCCGGCCGGCAGCGTGCGCATCGAGGCGACGCGCGGATTCACCTTCTGCCCGAGCAGCATGCCGCCGCCGCCCGGTTTCGCGCCCTGGCCGATCACCACTTCGATCGCATCGGCGCGGCGCACGTCGTCCGGGTTGAAGCCGTAGCGCGACGGCAGGCATTGATAGACGAGCATCTTCGACGACAGGCGCTCCTCCTGGGTCATGCCGCCGTCGCCGGTCGTGGTCGACGTGCCGGTGGCGGTGGCCGCGCGGCCGAGCGCCTCCTTCACGTTCGCGGACAGCGCGCCGAAGCTCATCCCCGCAAT
The Paraburkholderia caballeronis genome window above contains:
- a CDS encoding FdhF/YdeP family oxidoreductase: MKKPEARIEPYTHPAAGWGALKYVAINLIKEKVAGGNYRTLLAQNQPNGFDCPGCAWPDREHASTFEFCENGVKAVAAEATSKRVTPAFFDEHTVTELMAQSDYELEQHGRLTDPLVYDAARDRYVPIEWNDAFALIARHLNALDDPNRAAFYTSGRASNEAAFLYQLFVRMYGTNNFPDCSNMCHEATSRGLPGTVGIGKGTVTLDDFEHADTLLLFGQNPATNHPRMLGELRECAKRGATIVSINPLRERGLERFASPQHALDMLSPNGTKISSVFIRPKIGGDFALIKGVAKRVIELDDAALAAGAERVLDVEFIAQHTVGFDAFAADLRAESWDTIVAEAGVPLDEVLKLADIYVKGRAVISTWGMGLTQHKNSVPTVQLLSNLMMMRGNIGRRGAGLCPVRGHSNVQGDRTVGIEEKPTQAFLDRLGKAYDFEPPREHGYDVVETIHAMLEGRVKVFIGLGGNFSIATPDTPRTWDAMRSCDLTVHITTKLNRSHLVHGRDALILPTLGRTEIDLQNGVPQGVSVEDSMSMVHISYGMNRPASPNLLSEIAIVARMAHATLGSAKVDWLALAADYALIRDGIEQVFDGFERYNERLKQPGGFHLGVASRDRVWKTPSGKAQFVVHPIALDTPIHRARAEHGERLLTLMTTRSHDQYNTTIYGLDDRYRGVYGQRRVLFANRDDLAMLGFEAGQRVDITSVWDDGVERHVEDFLLVEYDIPRGCLGAYYPETNPLVPLSSIADGAGTPTSKSIPVLLSARVNASVDANAETGAEAIAA
- a CDS encoding methyl-accepting chemotaxis protein; this encodes MAAVHEQADPSRPTADAIMRRIAESNPDYVDVWTGWEPNAFDGKDSEFVNKPGTDASGRYLTLWTRASGKLALDVSPDYDDPSAQGDWYQQPKKSGHDILTEPTKYTLSGVDVVMISTCVPIVIDGKFVGVAGVDVAISNMQQHIQSLHPYGTGYVSLISAKGVYVADGSPQGLAGKQIGAAGIGAAGVGAAGIGAEEAAAVHDGRERVAWTNDPTLGRVLRVYRPVSIGGTQTSWMVAVTLPEQVVMAAVWKQRLVALALGVCTVVVVSLVLMLVLERAVLRPLGGEPGDATRLANEIAAGNLRAEAHVRPGDTVSLMYALVTMKNQLARIVQGIKVSSESITVAAVQIAAGNSDLSSRTEEQAASLGETASSMDELTGAVHHNADNARQAATMAGSASGLAQRGGQVVGQMVDTMTGISDSSARVAEIIAVIEGIAFQTNILALNAAVEAARAGEQGRGFAVVASEVRSLAQRSATAAKEIKDLIGESVGRVEAGSKLVHEAGRTIGEIVESITKVTDIVQEIASASEEQNNGITQVNQAVAQMDQVTQQNAALVEEAAAAAQSMSEQAQALRSAVAVFQTNGADGLPAGPRGQSASRPTQKAPALPARKTVAPNRKGAVVEAVEATTDAWEKF
- a CDS encoding methyl-accepting chemotaxis protein: MTEVVDSPAAVTAQLEVMLSITGRINGCLYRCLNDASYTSIYISDSVEAFSGYPPSAFTSSRTISLTAMICQEDIAHVVERVDAALERRESWTIDYRVRTASGEIKWVREIGGGVFSVAGELLYLEGIIIGVEAERAAEIRNQERLRNVVASTGNILTDADEILRTIRILSLLSFNARVEAARAGEAGRGFAVVASEMKSLADSTDALAKRIAQNVKAVREAMKQ
- a CDS encoding P-II family nitrogen regulator, with translation MKLIVAIIKPFKLEDVREGLSALGVSGITVTEVRGFGRQKGHTELYRGAEYAVDFQPKVKVEIAVADDFVDRVVEAVEQSARTGKIGDGKVFVLPLEQAVRIRTGETGGDAL
- a CDS encoding FMN-binding glutamate synthase family protein → METRPVHFARLQQEESHGFDRKTIDYIHTAAQRGLYEIRGLGAKSKLPHFDDLVFLGASLSRYPLEGYREKCTTKTVLGTRFATKPIELDIPITIAGMSFGALSANVKEALGRAATATGTSTTTGDGGMTQEERLSSKMLVYQCLPSRYGFNPDDVRRADAIEVVIGQGAKPGGGGMLLGQKVNPRVASMRTLPAGVDQRSACRHPDWTGPDDLAIKIQELRELTDWEKPIYVKVAATRTFNDVKLAVHAGADVVVIDGMQGGTAATQTCFIENVGIPTLAAVRQAVDALDDLNMKGKVQLIVSGGIRTGADVAKALALGADAVSIGQGVLMALGCNSDTYYQNGALHPAEAEYAALNTAPGYCHHCHTGKCPVGVTTQDEVLEKRLEPEEGARRVRNYLKTLNMELTTIARACGKQNVHHLEPEDLVALTIEAAAMARVPLAGTNWIPGQPG